The nucleotide sequence ATATTCCTGAATTGACAGCTATCCAAAATGACACAAGAGAACGTCATTTACTTTCTTTAAAAATGGGGATTGGAAATTGGTTGATTCAAATTGATAGTGATGAATATTTTATCGACTTTGGTAGCTTTGTTCAAAATATAAAAAAATATAATCATTATTTAGATAACCCCGAGAAAAACAAAGTACAGTTTGCATGCTTTTGGTTAATAATTTATAAGTATACAGATAAAGGTATATTATATGTAAATAAACCAATGAAGTCTGTTTTTGCAACTAACTATCCTAATTATAAATGCGCAAGAAGAACTAACGAAAGGACAATTTATTTTGATAATTTAGTACTTCATGAGTCAATTGCACGTACAGAAGAGCAGCTGTTATATAAACTTGAGAATTGGGGGCATAGTAATGAAGTGGATAAGAATTTTCTAGAAAAATGGAAAATGATTGATGACACGAACTATAGTCAATTTGAAAACTTTTATTATGTTGAACCAGAACGTTGGAAAAAATTAGATTATTTGCCAACTAGAGAAATTTCTGAAATAAAGAAAATAATGGTTTCTGAATCTAAACTTAAAATTTCTAAGATTTTTTTGTTTTCTAAAAATTTTGGGCAATGGTTTAAATTTATCTGGAAAAAAAGTAATTCAAATTTTGAACATTATTTTTAAATTGTATTCATTTTTTAGAAAACAAATCTCTACGAATGCGTAGGTTCTTTTTTTAGTATTTGTTTACGGTTTGATTTATGCTTTTAAGAGTTAGTATTGCGAAGTCTTATTAATTTGAAATTAGAATAAGATTTAATATGGTTGGGAGTTTTAATAAAAAAAATGGTATATTTTTTTAGTGACTCATAGGCACATTCAGAAGTAAGCCTACTTTTTTGCAAGAAATAAAAAAATGACCAAATTTTAGAGTTTCAAAATTGGTCATTTTTATTTTTCACGGACTCTGATGTATCAAAAAAGTCTTTTTTAGGTATTGACTAGACGCACGTTCTCCACGGAGGTGTTTTTTGTTTTTTTAGGCTGCTAAAATTTGTTGCTGCTTGAGAATTCTTCTTCCTATTTCCAGGGCATTTCCTGTATGTATTCCGAAGAAGATCCAAAGCATTTCACTTTTTTGGGTTTTGGCTTTTATCTTTTTTAGATTGTAATGTTCTTTCTCTTTTCCAAAACTTCCTTCTAATCGAGTGGAGCGTTCTTTTTTGATTTCTTTAGCTAAGATTTTACGCTGTTCTTCATTTTTGCCAGCTTTTCCTTTTCGCACAAAATCGGTTTGGATGTTGTTTGAAGTGGTGAATGTTCGATTTTTATTGGTGGCATAAATTGCATCAGCACCAAGCATTTTTACTTTAGTTTTGGTTAAGTTTTGAGCGCAAAAAACCGTGCTTTGAAGACGTGTACCTTCATTGAAAGCTCTGTACTGAATATGTTCTATAAAATTAATTCCATCAATTTGGATTTTGTTGACTTTGGCTCCAAATTCAACTTGTTTTACTTCCTTACCTCTTACAATAGGTCTAATATAGCTTTTACTAATACTTATTATTCTATCTGGAACACTTTTGCCTGTTTTAAAAATTTGAGACTGTTGTTGATACACCTTAGCGATTAGAGAACGTTGGTTTTTGTATTTTTTAGTAGCTTCAAAAGAATTTTGATTCTCAATTTTATTGAGTTCAGCGTTAAGTTTGTACAATAATTTCAACAGTCCTCTGGTTACTTTTGTACGGTGTTTTGATTGCTTTTTTCTTTTTTAGAATATTCATTATAGCGTCTACACCAATCCAAATACTTGGTTCTTGGTAACTTGATTTTTAACATACCACATAAGGCTTCCATTTGTTTGTAATTCCATTGTACGCATTCCCATAGTAGTTTTTGATTAGTTGGAAAGCGTACCTCGCTTTCGTAACAAGTGGCATCGGTAAAAATTTTATCCAAATCACTCATAAATGGAATCCAGTTTTTAGCTAATATTTCTTGACTCTTTCGAATATTTAAACCTTTGGAGAGTTCCATTCTGATTTGGCTCACGATTTTAAAATTAGTCAGGGGCTTGTCTATAGGAATTAGAATGTCGCAAAAAAACTGCATGAAAATATTACCGTTCAAAAGCTCAATAAGTTTTTTATCCGAGCAACCGTAGTAATTTTTTAACATCATCAGGGCAATCTTACCCTTGGGACTAAAATAACAATGAGTCCCTTTGTTAGAATCTTTCAATTTGAAGGCTTGACTAAGCTCAGAAAAAGGCATTGAAAGGTATATTTTACCCAAATCCGTTTTTAAAAATTGGGCGTAAAAACTATCAAAATTTTCATTGATAGTAAAAATTGAAAATTTGTATTGAAATTCGCTTAAACGTACTATTTTTGCCATCACACTTTAAAAGAAAACCCCGTTTTTGACTCGTTTTGAGCAATTTCGGGGTTTGTTTCTTCTAAAATAATACCTATTTTGCTGAAAAACAACTTTTTGTGTTATTATGAATGTGCCTCATAGTTGATTATTATGTTTTTTCTTTAATAGGTAGAAATGACTACAAGCCATTTTAGACTTTGTAATCTAATTTAATTAATTTCCTTATGCTTCATAGATAGTTTTATGTATCTATTGTATACTGAAGAAGCATGGAGGTAAGCTAGAATAAAACCTTCTTTTCCATCTAAAAAGCCTAAGCGGTAGATGTATTGCCATAAAAAACGATAGCAAGGACGTATAAAAAAATGATAAACATTTGGTTTTACCCCTTTGTTATAAAGTGTTTCAGCTTGTAAATCACTATATAAATTTAGTTTTTGTTTGTAAGTGTCAAAATTTTTATAGCTATAATGATCAACACTTTCCTTTAATTGTCCTACACGATGACTAGTTGTAATACCTTCATGGACTAAATTGCCATTGTATTTCCCCATTTGTTTGTTAAATACTCGGATAGCTTTGTCTGATTGCCATCCTCCATATTTTATATGTTTGCCAAGAAAGTAAAAATTTCTCTTGACTTTGTATGCCTTATAGTTATTAGGTTGTGAGATAGCATTTACTATTTCGGTTCTTAATTTTGGTGAGATGATTTCATCCAAGTCGAAAAATACAATCCAATCGTTTTTGGCCTGTTCAATGGCAAAATTTCGTTGGCTTGAAAAATCTTCAAATTTATTTTGAATGACTTTAACACCTAATTCTGTTGCTAGTTTTACTGTAGCATCGGTACTAAAGGAATCAATAAAGATAATTTCATCAACAAAATCTAAACTTTCCACATACCTTTTTATGTTTGTTTCTTCGTTTAGAGTTATGGCTAATGCAGTAATCTTAGGTCTCAAATTAGTTTGGTTTCTATTTGTTAGAATGTTGTTCGCAAATGTAATATTTTTTTTTAATTAATGTATTTAGTATGTGCGTTAATGAAGAGGCTGCCACTATATTTAGGGTTTTGCCAATTTTTTTTAAAAAATCAAGGTGAGTACCATTCACTAGTGGAATTTGTATTCATTGTTTATTATTTCTAAAGTGTTGTTGATTCACTCATATTTATTAAATCCTTATGATGATTTTGTATCTGTTTTTATTTGTAATGAGGGTTTTTAATTGAGTTTGTCTAGCGCTAATGTTTTGCTTAAAGGGCTGGAAAATACTCAAATTTAAATAATTGTTTCATTTGATATTGACGAAAAATAAAGATACTTTTGTTTTCAATTAATTAATGAATTACAATGGCGATAAGCGGACTAGTGATTACTTATAATGAAGAGAAAATGATAGGAAAGTGTATTGA is from Flavobacterium sp. NG2 and encodes:
- a CDS encoding transposase yields the protein MYKLNAELNKIENQNSFEATKKYKNQRSLIAKVYQQQSQIFKTGKSVPDRIISISKSYIRPIVRGKEVKQVEFGAKVNKIQIDGINFIEHIQYRAFNEGTRLQSTVFCAQNLTKTKVKMLGADAIYATNKNRTFTTSNNIQTDFVRKGKAGKNEEQRKILAKEIKKERSTRLEGSFGKEKEHYNLKKIKAKTQKSEMLWIFFGIHTGNALEIGRRILKQQQILAA
- a CDS encoding glycosyltransferase family 2 protein codes for the protein MRPKITALAITLNEETNIKRYVESLDFVDEIIFIDSFSTDATVKLATELGVKVIQNKFEDFSSQRNFAIEQAKNDWIVFFDLDEIISPKLRTEIVNAISQPNNYKAYKVKRNFYFLGKHIKYGGWQSDKAIRVFNKQMGKYNGNLVHEGITTSHRVGQLKESVDHYSYKNFDTYKQKLNLYSDLQAETLYNKGVKPNVYHFFIRPCYRFLWQYIYRLGFLDGKEGFILAYLHASSVYNRYIKLSMKHKEIN